The Syntrophobacterales bacterium region CGGGAAAGCGGGTCAACACCGGAGGTCGGCTCGTCGAGAAAGAGAATCCGGGGGCGGTGGATAAGCGAGCAGCCGAGGGCGAGCCTTTGCCGCAAGCCCGGCGGGAGTTCTCTGGTCAGCCGGTTGCGCTCGGCGGTGAGCTGCGTCATTTCAAGCACCCAGGAGATCCTCTGCGCCCATTCCTTTTCGGGCACGCTGTAGATGCCCAGATAGAAACGGATGTTCTCAAATGGGGTCAGATCCTCGTAGAGGGAGAATTTCTGCGACATGTAGCCGATCGAGTGTTTGATTTCTTCCGTCTGTGTCACGATGTCATAGCCGGCAACGGTTGCCTTTCCCGAGGTTGGCGCGATAAGCCCGCAGAGCATGCGGATGGTCGTCGATTTCCCCGAACCGTTCGCCCCGAGGAAGCCGAATATCTCGCCCTTGTAAACGGAAAAAGAGATCCCGGCGACGGCGGTGAACTCGCCGAAGCGCTTTTCCAGCCCTTCCACGATAATTGCCGCTTTGCCGTTATCAACGGAGGCTGTCATTGCGGCATTTTCTCCACGTTGAACGCGTTTTGGGCAAGGTCTAGTTCCACCTCCCTGATTTTAGCGATGATCGCCTCTTCGAGGTTGGTGAAACCATGGCGGATTTCCGCCGGCGCCGCCGTTTGCAGAAGCTTCCCCCGATGCATTAGCCCGATCCTGTCGCACCTCTCGCCCTCGTCGAGGTAGGCCGTGGAAACGAGGATCGTCATCCCTTTGGCCCGCATCCTGCCGAGGATTTCCCAGAATTCCTGACGGGAGACCGGATCGACGCCGTTGGTCGGCTCATCGAGGATAAGAAGCCGCGGTTCGTGGACGAGCACGCAGGCAAGCCCCAGCTTCTGCTTCATGCCGCCGGAGAGCTTTCCCGCCGGCCGGTCGGTGAAGGGCAGCAGGTTCGAAAAACCGAGGTAAAGCGCCTTGCGCGCCTTCCTCTCCGCGCCGTAAATCCCGAAGATATCCAGGAAAAAATCGATATTCTCTGCGACGGTCAGATCCTGGTAAAGCCCGAAGCGCTGCGGCATGTAGCCGATGAGACTCTTGATGCGCGCCCGGTCGGAGACAGTGTCGAGGCCGTCGATCGTGATGTTTCCTTCAGTCGGATTGAGCATCGTTGCCGCCATGCGCAGCAGCGTCGATTTTCCCGCGCCGTCGGAGCCGACCAGACCGAAGATGCCCCCGCTTTCGAACTCCAGCGATACGTCCTGCACTGCCGCCGTCGCCGCGAAGCGGTACGAGACATGTTTGGCGGAGAACAGGGACGATAGATAGGGCTCAGACCCCTCCCCTATTTTAGCGGAGGCGGGCATCGGCGGGCATTCCTGATTTCAATTCCAGGCGGGGATTGGGGATGGAGATTTTGACAAGGTAAACGAGTTTCACCCGCTCCTTCTTGGTCTGGATGATTTTGGGGGTGAATTCACCCTCCGGGGAGATGAAAGTTACCGTTCCCGCAAAGGTTTTACCGGGGAACGTGTCGATGACGACAGAGGCCTTCTGCCCCGGCTTAACCTTGCCGATCTCGGTTTCGTCAACGAAGATCTTCAGATCCACCCTCGATAAATCGGCGAGAGTCAGCGCCTCCTCGCCGGGGGCGATCACCTCGCCCGGCTCCACGCTTCTGCTGGTGACGATGCCCGGTCCGGGCGCCTTCAATTTCGCGTATTCGAGCTGAATCTGCATCTGGGCGAGGGCGGCCTGGGCGGCTTGGGCGGCTGCTCCCGCCGCCTCAACCTCCTTTTGCGCGGCCTTTATCCGCGGCAGGTTGCTTTTTGCCTGATTCAGGGCGGCTCTG contains the following coding sequences:
- a CDS encoding ABC transporter ATP-binding protein → MPASAKIGEGSEPYLSSLFSAKHVSYRFAATAAVQDVSLEFESGGIFGLVGSDGAGKSTLLRMAATMLNPTEGNITIDGLDTVSDRARIKSLIGYMPQRFGLYQDLTVAENIDFFLDIFGIYGAERKARKALYLGFSNLLPFTDRPAGKLSGGMKQKLGLACVLVHEPRLLILDEPTNGVDPVSRQEFWEILGRMRAKGMTILVSTAYLDEGERCDRIGLMHRGKLLQTAAPAEIRHGFTNLEEAIIAKIREVELDLAQNAFNVEKMPQ
- a CDS encoding ABC transporter ATP-binding protein is translated as MTASVDNGKAAIIVEGLEKRFGEFTAVAGISFSVYKGEIFGFLGANGSGKSTTIRMLCGLIAPTSGKATVAGYDIVTQTEEIKHSIGYMSQKFSLYEDLTPFENIRFYLGIYSVPEKEWAQRISWVLEMTQLTAERNRLTRELPPGLRQRLALGCSLIHRPRILFLDEPTSGVDPLSRRHFWDFIRQLAAEGITIFVTTHYMDEAGNCGRIVLINEGRIVASGSPAEIVRGACPEKPDADLNDAFIKLIKQE